The region CATCTCGGAGGCTACTCCTGGCTCGAAGCGAGCAGGTGAAATATGGTTGAAACAGAGGATGTGTTGCGACGGCAATTATACGGCCAAGTTCGTTTTCCCCGAAAGGAGATCGATCATGTCCGCACTATCGTCATCGCCCGCGCGGCGCAGCTTTCTTGCCACCTTAACAGCCGCGTGTGCCCTCGGTCTTGTCCTGCTCCCTCGCTACGCCCAGACCGTTCCGAGTGCCGATGACCAGGCCTCCGTCATTGGTCTGCTTCCCACGACGGTGCGCGCAGCGGCCGCAGATAACTCAATCCGCCCCTTCCACATCAACGTTCCGGAAGCGGCACTCGTCGACCTCCGTCGACGCATCGCAGCGACACGGTGGCCCGACCGAGAGACGGTCACTGATCAATCCCAGGGCGTGCAGTTGGCGGCGATCCAGGCGCTCGTACGCTACTGGGGGACGGGCTACAACTGGCGGAAGGTAGAGGCGAAGCTGAATGCCTTGCCGCAGTTTGTGACAACCATCGACGGGCTCGACATTCAGTTCGTGCACGTCCGCTCTCGGCATCCGAGCGCGCTGCCGCTGATCATGACCCACGGCTGGCCCGGCTCGATCATCGAACTCCTGAAGGTCATTGCTCCGCTCACCGATCCCACGGCTCATGGCGGACGCGCGGAGGACGCCTTCCATCTCGTGCTGCCCTCGATGCCCGGATACGGCTTCTCGGGCAAGCCGCAGGGCACCGGCTGGGACCCCGACCACATCGCGCGAGCCTGGGCGGAGCTGATGAAGCGCCTCGGGTACACCCGCTACGTCGCCCAGGGCGGCGACTGGGGGTCCCCTATCTCCAGCGCGATGGCGCGCCAGGCGCCAGCAGGGCTGCTGGGCATCCACGTCAACTTGCCCGCGACGGTGCCGGCGGAGGTTGCCAAGGCCCTCAACGACGGCGGGCCCCCGCCAGCGGGACTCTCCGAGAAGGAACGCGCGGCGTTCGACTCGCTCAACACGGCCAACAAGAAGGGGGACAGGGGCTACTTCGTGATGATGACTGCGCGGCCGCAGGCCGTCGGGTACGGCCTGACGGACTCCCCGGCCGGTCTCGCGGCGTGGATGCTCGTCCATCCAGGCTTCGCGCGGTGGACGTACAGCGGCGGCTTTCCCGAAAGCTCCCTGACGAA is a window of bacterium DNA encoding:
- a CDS encoding epoxide hydrolase translates to MSALSSSPARRSFLATLTAACALGLVLLPRYAQTVPSADDQASVIGLLPTTVRAAAADNSIRPFHINVPEAALVDLRRRIAATRWPDRETVTDQSQGVQLAAIQALVRYWGTGYNWRKVEAKLNALPQFVTTIDGLDIQFVHVRSRHPSALPLIMTHGWPGSIIELLKVIAPLTDPTAHGGRAEDAFHLVLPSMPGYGFSGKPQGTGWDPDHIARAWAELMKRLGYTRYVAQGGDWGSPISSAMARQAPAGLLGIHVNLPATVPAEVAKALNDGGPPPAGLSEKERAAFDSLNTANKKGDRGYFVMMTARPQAVGYGLTDSPAGLAAWMLVHPGFARWTYSGGFPESSLTKDDVLDDITLYWLTYSATSSARLYWENSGRNVVVAAAQKTAEISLPVAITVFPGESYRAPETWARRAYRNLIYFHEVDEGGHFAAWEQPELFGAEIRAAFKSLR